Proteins encoded in a region of the Falco rusticolus isolate bFalRus1 chromosome 10, bFalRus1.pri, whole genome shotgun sequence genome:
- the NLRP6 gene encoding NACHT, LRR and PYD domains-containing protein 6: protein MGVRSSRSCVPSGGSPPSTAGELLVQALEDLSELDFKKFRHVLARGDLQGRKPIGWGRLEKAGCVDTTNLMLDFYGEEAALDVAVAVFERIQLRKAATLLRESREKALAPAAVLGPSSPDYQRNYKKAISQAYSRIKDQNARLGDDVSLNTRYLKLVIINKHLDEEEREHEIVAMGQRHAELMKEQANSSIAVGDLFKPDPDGWTPRVVVLLGAAGVGKTMTARKIVLDWASDKVFTEFDYVFYIHCREGNLLTSQASMADLITWCYPGSSPPLSKMLEQPEKLLFVIDGFDELRFSFDRPQTELSSQLWEPKPVEITLSSLFRRRLLPESSLLITTRPAALQRLGRFLDCERYAEILGFSEAERKDYFYRFFGNEEQAAAAFQLVRGNEVLFTMCLVPIVCWIVCTVMKQQLRCTGGLIQSPRTTTGIYILYLSALMQSLSGQLKKGMPRLLRRLCCLAASGIWKQKVFFEEKEVQGYMLDQREALPLLLNEHLFQKDISCVSTYSFIHLSFQEFFAALFYLLEDEGEAVEAPTGPTRDVKELLESYGNSRNYFMLTVRFLFGLLNEERRRELEEKTGCKIAPRITQELLAWLQNSQKTALALLMQKTAVIRELEVCHCLYELQDEQFVAAALDPFTGVYLRGLNLKRFDQVVLSFSIKNFPKLESLDLGHCSFLWDDPEDCGGPQPAKQACWEKQQEEGKQSPIHLLCQALEKSDCKLKKLRFDQCQLTGACCAALASVLSTKPTLVELDLAGNKDLQDGGVQLLCRGLRRGACQLRMLRLGCCNLTATGCKDLAAVLGTMPSLVELDLSDNPLGDGGVQELCRALAGPNCSMQRLWLWRCQLTKTSCGALAMMLPTSPSLTELHLSDNELGDEGVRRLSEGLRDPGCRLQRLRLWRCRLTEASCRALATMLPASPSLMELQLGDNELGDEGVRRLSEGLRDPGCRLQRLSLWQCQLTDACCGDLGAVLSTSQSLEQLDLSENDLGDGSVQLLCEVLRHPTCCLRMLWLKKSGLNEELSQTLAALKAVKPNLSVHM, encoded by the exons ATGGGGGTGcgcagcagcaggagctgcgTCCCAAGTGGGGGCAGCCCCCCGAGcactgctggggagctgctggtcCAGGCCCTGGAAGACCTCTCAgagctggattttaaaaaatttcgGCATGTGCTGGCCCGTGGAGACCTGCAGGGCAGGAAACCCATTGGCTGGGGGCGGCTGGAGAAGGCTGGCTGCGTGGATACCACGAACCTCATGTTGGATTTCTACGGTGAGGAGGCCGCCCTGGATGTGGCTGTAGCCGTCTTTGAGCGCATCCAGCTCCGCAAGGCTGCCACCCTGCTCcgggaaagcagagagaaag CCCTGGCGCCCGCTGCTGTACTGGGACCATCGTCACCAG ATTACCAGAGGAATTACAAAAAAGCCATAAGCCAGGCATACAGCCGCATAAAGGACCAAAACGCCCGGCTGGGTGATGACGTGAGCCTGAACACCAGGTACTTGAAGCTGGTAATCATCAACAAGCACCTTGATGAAGAGGAACGGGAGCATGAGATTGTGGCCATGGGACAGAGGCATGCGGAGCTCATGAAGGAGCAAGCCAACTCCTCCATCGCTGTTGGTGACCTCTTCAAGCCCGACCCTGATGGCTGGACCCCCAGGGTGGTTGTGCTCCTGGGAGCTGCGGGTGTGGGCAAGACAATGACGGCCAGGAAGATTGTGCTGGATTGGGCATCTGACAAGGTGTTCACAGAGTTTGACTATGTCTTCTACATCCACTGCCGGGAGGGTAACCTCCTCACCAGCCAGGCCAGCATGGCCGACCTCATCACCTGGTGCTACCCTGGCAGCTCTCCACCACTCTCTAAGATGCTGGAGCAGCCAGAGAAGCTCCTGTTCGTGATTGATGGCTTTGATGAGCTCCGCTTCTCCTTCGACCGGCCCCAGACTGAGCTGTCCTCTCAGCTCTGGGAGCCAAAGCCGGTGGAAATCACCCTGAGCAGCCTCTTCCGCAGGAGGCTCCTGCCCGAGAGCTCCCTGCTCATCACCACGAGGCCGGCCGCCCTGCAGAGACTGGGCAGGTTCCTGGACTGTGAGCGCTACGCTGAAATCCTGGGGTTTTCggaggcagagaggaaggatTATTTCTACAGGTTTTTTGGAAATGAGGAGCAGGCGGCTGCTGCCTTCCAGTTAGTCAGAGGGAATGAGGTGCTCTTCACCATGTGCCTGGTGCCCATTGTGTGCTGGATCGTCTGCACCGTcatgaagcagcagctcagatgCACCGGGGGTCTCATCCAAAGCCCCAGGACCACGACGGGGATCTACATCCTCTACCTTTCTGCCTTGATGCAGTCTCTGAGCGGCCAGCTAAAGAAAGGCAtgcccaggctgctcaggaggctgtgctgcctggcgGCCAGTGGCATCTGGAAGCAGAAGGTCTTCTTCGAGGAGAAGGAGGTGCAGGGGTACATGCTGGACCAGCGAGAAGCTCTCCCGCTCCTCCTCAATGAGCACCTCTTCCAGAAGGACATCTCCTGCGTCAGCACCTACAGCTTCATCCACCTCAGCTTCCAGGAGTTTTTTGCAGCCCTCTTCTACCTGCTGGAAGATGAAGGGGAGGCAGTGGAAGCCCCCACCGGTCCTACCAGGGATgtgaaggagctgctggagagttATGGCAACTCCAGGAACTACTTCATGCTAACTGTGCGGTTCCTCTTCGGGCTCTTAAATGAGGAACgcaggagggagctggaggagaagacTGGGTGTAAAATTGCCCCCAGGATTACACAGGAATTACTGGCATGGCTTCaaaacagccagaaaacagCCCTGGCTCTTCTGATGCAGAAGACGGCGGTGATCCGCGAGCTGGAGGTCTGCCACTGTCTGTATGAGCTCCAGGATGAGCAGTTTGTGGCAGCCGCCTTGGATCCTTTCACGGGGGTGTACCTGCGAGGGCTCAACCTCAAGCGCTTCGACCAGGTCGTCCTTTCCTTCAGCATAAAAAACTTCCCCAAGCTGGAGTCGCTTGACCTGGGGCACTGCTCCTTCCTGTGGGATGACCCCGAGGACTGCGGTGGCCCGCAGCCAGCCAAGCAGGCATGCTG ggaaaaacaGCAAGAGGAGGGGAAGCAGTCACCCATTCACCTGCTTTGCCAAGCCTTGGAAAAGTCAGACTGTAAATTAAAGAAGTTAAG GTTTGATCAGTGTCAGCTCACAGGCGCCTGCTGCGCCGCTCTGGCCTCCGTTCTCAGCACCAAGCCCACGCTGGTGGAGCTGGACCTGGCTGGCAACAAGGACCTGCAGGACGGTggtgtgcagctgctgtgccgGGGGCTGAGGCGCGGCGCCTGCCAGCTGCGGATGCTGCG GTTGGGCTGCTGCAACCTTACGGCCACCGGCTGCAAGGacctggctgctgtgctgggcaccaTGCCCAGCCTGGTGGAGCTGGACCTGAGTGACAATCCCTTGGGGGATGGCGGCgtgcaggagctgtgcagggcaCTAGCAGGACCCAACTGCAGCATGCAAAGGCTCTG GCTGTGGCGGTGCCAGCTGACCAAGACAAGCTGCGGGGCTCTGGCCATGatgctccccaccagccccagcctgaCGGAGCTGCACCTGAGTGACAATGAGCTGGGAGACGAGGGCGTGCGGCGGCTGAGTGAGGGGCTGCGGGATCCAGGCTGCCGGCTGCAGAGACTGAG GCTGTGGCGGTGCCGGCTGACAGAGGCAAGCTGCAGGGCTCTGGCCACGATGCTccccgccagccccagcctgatggagctgcagctgggggacaACGAGCTGGGGGACGAGGGTGTGCGGCGGCTGAGTGAGGGGCTGCGGGATCCAGGCTGCCGGCTGCAGAGACTGAG cctgtggCAGTGCCAACTCACCGATGCCTGCTGTGGGGACCTCggtgctgtgctcagcaccagccagagcctggagcagctggacCTGAGCGAGAATGACCTGGGAGATGGCAGCGTGCAGCTGCTGTGCGAGGTGCTCAGGCACCCTACCTGCTGCTTGCGGATGCTGTG GCTCAAGAAATCAGGATTAAATGAAGAGCTGTCACAGACACTGGCTGCGCTCAAGGCAGTAAAACCCAACCTGTCTGTGCACATGTGA
- the LRRC55 gene encoding leucine-rich repeat-containing protein 55 has protein sequence MLLGPWLVAAAAAAVAVVAGGGAGCPVLCTCRGQAVDCSGQRLFSVPPELPLDTGNLSLAHNRIASIPPGYLACYGQLRALDLRNNSLAALPARLFLGARRLAHLDLSYNNFSLVAADMFLEASGLLRLDLSHNPGLRRVHPHAFRGLAQLRELDLSYGGLSAISLDALEGLPGLVGLRLGGNPWVCGCAMEPFLKWLRGRIQGCASDSQLAECRAPPEVAGAPLLSLTEESFQACHLTLTLDDYLFIAFVGFVVSIASVATNFLLGITANCCHRWSKASEDEDV, from the exons ATGCTGCTGGGCCCCTGGctggtggcggcggcggcggcggcagtggcagtggtggcgggcggcggggcgggctgcCCGGTGCTGTGCACGTGCCGTGGGCAGGCAGTGGACTGCAGCGGGCAGCGGCTCTTCTCGGTGCCCCCCGAGCTGCCGCTGGACACCGGCAACCTCAGCCTGGCCCACAACCGCATCGCCAGCATCCCGCCGGGCTACCTGGCCTGCTACGGCCAGCTGCGGGCCCTTGACCTGCGCAACAACTCTCTGGCGGCCCTGCCGGCCAGGCTCTTCCTGGGGGCTCGCCGCCTGGCCCACCTCGACCTCAGCTACAACAACTTCAGCTTGGTGGCTGCCGACATGTTCCTGGAGGCCAGCGGGCTGCTGCGCCTTGACCTCAGCCACAACCCTGGCCTGCGGCGGGTGCACCCCCATGCCTTCCGCGGGCTGGCCCAGCTGCGGGAGCTGGATCTCAGCTACGGGGGGCTGTCGGCCATCAGCCTCGATGCCCTGgaggggctgccggggctggtGGGCCTGCGCCTGGGGGGCAACCCCTGGGTGTGCGGCTGCGCCATGGAGCCCTTCCTCAAGTGGCTGCGGGGACGCATCCAGGGCTGCGCCTCGG ATTCGCAGCTAGCTGAGTGCCGGGCCCCCCCCGAGGTGGCGGGAGCCCCCCTGCTCTCCCTGACGGAGGAGAGCTTCCAGGCCTGCCACCTCACGCTGACGCTGGACGACTATCTCTTCATCGCCTTTGTCGGCTTCGTCGTCTCCATCGCCTCGGTGGCCACCAACTTCCTGCTGGGCATCACTGCCAACTGCTGCCACCGCTGGAGCAAGGCCAGCGAGGACGAGGACGTTTAG